One segment of Streptomyces sp. TG1A-8 DNA contains the following:
- a CDS encoding BON domain-containing protein, whose protein sequence is MTDHDVSRPPADAAGLNLEYRVAHLAEHLASGTLGELGVRVSVHGDSVLLTGTVPSTQCRDEILRTAREELAGHPVHCDLLVAGTASPDHGEDLS, encoded by the coding sequence ATGACCGACCACGACGTGAGCCGTCCGCCGGCGGACGCGGCGGGCCTCAACCTGGAGTACCGCGTCGCCCATCTCGCCGAGCACCTCGCCTCGGGAACCCTCGGCGAACTCGGCGTACGGGTGTCCGTGCACGGCGACTCCGTGCTGCTGACCGGCACCGTGCCGTCCACCCAGTGCCGGGACGAGATCCTGCGCACGGCCCGCGAGGAACTGGCGGGGCACCCGGTCCACTGCGACCTCCTCGTCGCCGGGACCGCCTCGCCCGACCACGGGGAGGACCTGTCATGA
- a CDS encoding ATP/GTP-binding protein — MSASAANGLKIVVVGGFGVGKTTLVRSVSEIRPLSTEETMTRAGETVDDTGRVRGKATTTVAFDFGRITLDARNVLYLFGAPGQERFWFLWDRLFSGTLGAVVLLDTRRIDDSWYAIDRLEQHGTPFIVACNDFGGPVRASEKVRTALDLDPQVPLVDCDARSRRSAKEVLITLVQHVKNRYAGPAVPAGPPRQELV; from the coding sequence CTGAGTGCCTCCGCCGCCAACGGTCTGAAGATCGTCGTCGTGGGCGGCTTCGGCGTCGGCAAGACCACCCTGGTCCGCTCGGTCAGTGAGATCCGCCCTCTCAGCACCGAGGAGACGATGACCCGGGCCGGCGAGACGGTGGACGACACCGGCCGGGTGCGCGGCAAGGCCACCACCACCGTGGCCTTCGACTTCGGCCGGATCACACTGGACGCGCGCAATGTGCTCTACCTGTTCGGCGCACCCGGCCAGGAGCGGTTCTGGTTCCTGTGGGACCGGCTGTTCTCCGGCACGCTCGGCGCCGTCGTGCTCCTCGACACCCGGCGGATCGACGACTCCTGGTACGCCATCGACCGGCTGGAGCAGCACGGCACGCCGTTCATCGTGGCCTGCAACGACTTCGGCGGCCCGGTGCGCGCCTCGGAGAAGGTCCGCACGGCCCTGGACCTGGATCCGCAGGTGCCGCTGGTCGACTGCGACGCCCGCTCCCGCCGGTCCGCCAAGGAGGTCCTGATCACATTGGTGCAGCACGTGAAGAACCGGTACGCCGGCCCGGCGGTACCGGCCGGCCCGCCCCGACAGGAGTTGGTGTGA
- a CDS encoding nucleotidyltransferase family protein, whose amino-acid sequence MTQNGEETASARRPEVTGLRLAPDGRTVSPAPEAENLPHDRSQAILEAAKQIGALLKKRGHPFALAGSVAVYAHGGSRHLQHDADFCVLPGDAEAVAASLREAGLEVRQPPEDWLLKTTCHGQDVDIIFALAHRPVTKDMLDRAQRLPVDSVIMPVLSPTDLIRSLISAFSEHYCDFGSVLPVARAVREKVDWDEVRDACGDEPMPAAFLFLLERMNVIDPREGFS is encoded by the coding sequence ATGACGCAGAACGGGGAGGAAACCGCATCCGCGCGGCGACCGGAGGTCACCGGACTCCGCCTCGCGCCGGACGGGCGGACGGTGTCGCCCGCACCGGAGGCGGAGAACCTGCCGCACGACCGCAGCCAGGCGATCCTGGAGGCGGCCAAGCAGATCGGCGCCCTCCTGAAGAAGAGGGGGCACCCCTTCGCGCTGGCCGGCAGCGTGGCCGTCTACGCCCACGGCGGAAGCCGGCACCTCCAGCACGACGCGGACTTCTGCGTGCTGCCCGGGGACGCCGAAGCGGTGGCCGCCAGCCTGCGGGAGGCCGGTCTCGAAGTGCGGCAGCCGCCGGAGGACTGGTTGCTGAAGACGACCTGCCACGGGCAGGACGTCGACATCATCTTCGCGCTGGCCCACCGGCCGGTCACCAAGGACATGCTCGACCGGGCGCAGCGCCTCCCGGTCGACTCCGTCATCATGCCCGTGCTGTCCCCGACCGACCTGATCCGCAGTCTGATCAGCGCCTTCTCGGAGCACTACTGCGACTTCGGCTCGGTGCTGCCGGTGGCGCGCGCCGTGCGCGAGAAGGTCGACTGGGACGAGGTGCGGGACGCCTGCGGCGACGAGCCGATGCCCGCCGCCTTCCTCTTCCTGCTCGAACGCATGAACGTGATCGACCCCCGGGAAGGGTTCTCATGA
- a CDS encoding DUF742 domain-containing protein produces the protein MSRPGRDDAPDRLYTITQGRSRTGPDNPFDLVTLVVAESEPVAGMQSEHTAILRTAEFPTSVAEIAAELRLPVSIAKVLLCDLLAAGRISARHPHRPAITDPDILEQVLVGLRNL, from the coding sequence ATGAGCCGTCCGGGCAGGGACGACGCGCCCGACCGCCTCTACACGATCACCCAGGGACGCAGCCGGACCGGCCCCGACAACCCCTTCGACCTCGTCACACTGGTCGTCGCCGAGTCGGAGCCGGTGGCCGGCATGCAGTCGGAGCACACGGCGATCCTCAGGACGGCCGAGTTCCCCACTTCCGTGGCCGAGATCGCCGCCGAACTGCGGCTGCCCGTGAGCATCGCCAAGGTGCTGCTGTGCGACCTGCTCGCGGCGGGCCGGATCAGCGCCCGTCATCCGCACCGGCCGGCCATCACCGACCCCGACATCCTGGAGCAGGTGCTCGTTGGACTCCGCAACCTCTGA
- a CDS encoding SAM-dependent methyltransferase: MPDNGWPADRIDTENAHSARIYDYILGGKDYYPADQEAGDAMVREWPALPVHMRANRDWMNRAVRWLAQEAGIRQFLDIGTGIPTSPNLHEIAQAVAPESRVVYVDNDPIVLTLSQGLLASSPEGRTSYVEADFRDPAAILGAPELRDTLDLGEPVALTVIAIVHFMLDADDAVGVVRRLLEPLPSGSHLAMSIGTAEFAPEEVGRVAREYAARNMPMRLRTPDEAREFFEGLELVEPGIVQVHKWRPDGTGDQGIRDEDIAMYGAVARKP; encoded by the coding sequence CCGCCCGCATCTACGACTACATCCTCGGCGGGAAGGACTACTACCCCGCCGACCAGGAGGCGGGCGACGCCATGGTCCGGGAGTGGCCCGCCCTCCCGGTCCACATGCGCGCCAACCGCGACTGGATGAACCGCGCCGTGCGCTGGCTCGCTCAGGAGGCCGGCATACGCCAGTTCCTGGACATCGGCACCGGCATCCCCACCTCGCCCAACCTCCACGAGATCGCCCAGGCGGTGGCGCCCGAGTCCCGGGTCGTCTACGTCGACAACGACCCGATCGTCCTCACCCTCTCCCAGGGTCTGCTGGCCAGCTCGCCCGAGGGCCGGACGTCGTACGTCGAGGCCGACTTCCGCGACCCGGCGGCCATCCTGGGCGCCCCCGAACTGCGCGACACCCTCGACCTGGGCGAGCCCGTCGCGCTCACCGTCATCGCCATCGTCCACTTCATGCTCGACGCGGACGACGCGGTCGGTGTCGTACGGCGGCTGCTGGAGCCGCTGCCCTCCGGCAGCCACCTGGCGATGTCCATCGGCACCGCCGAGTTCGCGCCCGAGGAGGTGGGCCGGGTCGCCCGCGAGTACGCGGCGCGCAACATGCCGATGCGGCTGCGCACCCCCGACGAGGCCCGCGAGTTCTTCGAGGGCCTGGAACTGGTCGAGCCGGGCATCGTCCAGGTGCACAAGTGGCGCCCCGACGGCACCGGCGACCAGGGCATCCGCGACGAGGACATCGCCATGTACGGCGCGGTGGCCCGCAAGCCCTGA
- a CDS encoding aldo/keto reductase translates to MRQRNLRDLQVSAIGLGCMGMSAFYGSADRDEGVATIRRALELGVTFLDTAQVYGPLTNESLVGEAIRGHRDEYVIATKFNHRMDDAVPGDMSTVGRQDGSAEHVRSSVHGSLQRLGTDRIDLYYQHRVDPEVPIEETVGALAELVAEGKVRHIGLSEASAETIRRAHAVHPVTAVQSEYSLWTRDVEAEVLPVCRELGIGFVPYSPLGRGFLAGRFSSPEELDENDFRRGNPRFTDANLQANLRLAAKVREIAAEKDVTPAQLAIAWVLARGEDLVPIPGTKRRTYLEQNAGAVGIELTGDDLARIDAELPQAAGERYDEAGMRTVNR, encoded by the coding sequence ATGCGTCAGCGCAATCTACGGGATCTACAGGTATCGGCCATCGGCCTGGGCTGCATGGGCATGTCCGCCTTCTACGGCTCCGCCGACCGCGACGAGGGCGTCGCGACCATCCGGCGCGCCCTGGAGCTGGGCGTCACCTTCCTCGACACCGCGCAGGTCTACGGCCCGCTCACCAACGAGTCGCTGGTGGGCGAGGCGATCCGCGGGCACCGCGACGAGTACGTGATCGCCACGAAGTTCAACCACCGGATGGACGACGCGGTGCCGGGCGACATGAGCACCGTGGGCCGGCAGGACGGCTCGGCCGAGCACGTGCGCAGTTCGGTCCACGGCTCGCTGCAGCGCCTGGGCACCGACCGCATCGACCTGTACTACCAGCACCGGGTCGACCCCGAGGTGCCCATCGAGGAGACCGTCGGCGCCCTGGCGGAACTGGTGGCCGAGGGCAAGGTGCGGCACATCGGGCTGAGCGAGGCGAGCGCGGAGACCATCCGGCGCGCGCACGCCGTCCACCCGGTCACCGCCGTGCAGAGCGAGTACTCGCTGTGGACGCGGGACGTGGAGGCCGAGGTGCTGCCCGTCTGCCGGGAGCTGGGCATCGGCTTCGTCCCGTACTCGCCGCTGGGCCGGGGCTTCCTCGCCGGGCGCTTCTCCTCCCCCGAGGAGCTGGACGAGAACGACTTCCGCCGCGGCAACCCGCGCTTCACCGACGCCAACCTCCAGGCGAACCTGCGGCTGGCGGCGAAGGTGCGGGAGATCGCCGCCGAGAAGGACGTGACCCCGGCCCAGCTGGCGATCGCCTGGGTACTGGCCCGGGGCGAGGACCTGGTCCCGATCCCGGGCACCAAGCGCCGGACCTACCTGGAGCAGAACGCGGGCGCGGTCGGCATCGAACTGACCGGGGACGACCTCGCCCGCATCGACGCCGAACTGCCGCAGGCGGCGGGCGAACGCTACGACGAGGCGGGCATGCGCACGGTGAACCGCTAG
- a CDS encoding metallophosphoesterase, giving the protein MIRIAAVGDIHMAAESQGTLRPSFETLPECADVLLLAGDLTRHGTPEEARVVAREIKDLAVPVVAVLGNHDHHDDRPEEVCAILRDAGAQVLEGQAAVVTADGARIGVAGTKGFGGGFVGRCAGEFGEPVMKEFVRYSRQCADGLLGALKELDERGCDVRIALTHFSPVPDTLAGEPPEIYPFLGSYLLAEAIDTGGADLAVHGHAHAGTEHGMTSGGVRVRNVAQPVIGQAFHVYHLPGRRPAPAG; this is encoded by the coding sequence ATGATCCGGATCGCGGCCGTGGGGGACATCCACATGGCGGCGGAGAGCCAGGGCACCCTCCGTCCGTCGTTCGAGACGCTGCCCGAGTGCGCCGACGTGCTGCTGCTCGCCGGTGACCTCACCCGGCACGGCACCCCCGAGGAGGCCCGGGTGGTCGCCCGGGAGATCAAGGACCTCGCGGTGCCGGTCGTCGCCGTGCTCGGCAACCACGACCACCACGACGACCGGCCCGAGGAGGTCTGCGCGATCCTCCGGGACGCCGGCGCGCAGGTCCTGGAGGGACAGGCGGCCGTCGTCACCGCCGACGGCGCGCGGATCGGCGTGGCCGGGACGAAGGGCTTCGGCGGCGGGTTCGTCGGGCGCTGCGCCGGGGAGTTCGGCGAGCCGGTCATGAAGGAGTTCGTGCGCTACAGCCGGCAGTGCGCGGACGGGCTGCTCGGCGCGCTGAAGGAGCTGGACGAACGGGGCTGCGACGTCCGGATCGCCCTGACGCACTTCTCGCCCGTGCCGGACACGCTGGCGGGGGAGCCACCGGAGATCTACCCGTTCCTCGGCAGTTACCTGCTCGCGGAGGCGATCGACACCGGGGGAGCGGACCTGGCGGTGCACGGCCACGCCCACGCGGGCACCGAGCACGGGATGACGAGCGGGGGCGTGCGGGTGCGCAACGTGGCCCAGCCGGTGATCGGCCAGGCGTTCCACGTGTACCACCTGCCGGGCCGGCGACCGGCGCCCGCCGGGTGA
- a CDS encoding cytochrome P450, protein MTGTETARIVLDPFVTDLDGESAALHAAGPLAAVELPGGVPVWAVTHHAEAKSLLTDPRLVKDINVWGAWRRGEIPPDWPLIGLANPGRSMLTVDGADHRRLRALVAQALTPRRVELMRGRIEGLTRDLLDALPAGEDVVDLKAAFAHPLPMYVVADLMGIEEARLPRLKVLFEKFFSTQTPPQEVLATLTELAGIMAATVAAKRAEPGEDLTSALILASEDGDRLTDEEIVSTLQLMVAAGHETTISLIVNAVVNLSTHPGQRALVLSGEADWSAVVEETLRRSTPTTHVLIRFATEDVPVGDRVIPAGDALIVSYGAIGRDGRVHGPSAGGFDITRGTRHRHISFGHGPHVCPGAALSRLEAGVALPALYARFPRLELAVPAGELRNRPVVTQNDLFELPVRLNP, encoded by the coding sequence ATGACCGGTACCGAGACCGCCAGGATCGTCCTCGACCCCTTCGTCACCGACCTGGACGGTGAGAGCGCGGCGCTGCACGCGGCCGGCCCGCTGGCCGCCGTGGAGCTGCCGGGCGGCGTCCCGGTGTGGGCGGTCACCCACCACGCCGAGGCCAAGTCGCTGCTCACGGATCCGCGGCTGGTGAAGGACATCAACGTGTGGGGCGCCTGGCGGCGCGGTGAGATCCCGCCGGACTGGCCGCTGATCGGCCTCGCCAACCCGGGCCGCTCCATGCTCACCGTGGACGGCGCCGACCACCGCCGGCTGCGCGCCCTGGTCGCGCAGGCGCTCACCCCGCGCCGGGTGGAGCTGATGCGCGGACGGATCGAGGGGCTGACCCGGGACCTGCTGGACGCGCTGCCCGCCGGCGAGGACGTCGTGGACCTGAAGGCGGCGTTCGCCCACCCGCTGCCCATGTACGTCGTCGCCGACCTCATGGGCATCGAGGAGGCGCGGCTGCCCCGGCTGAAGGTGCTGTTCGAGAAGTTCTTCTCGACGCAGACCCCGCCGCAGGAGGTCCTCGCGACCCTGACCGAGCTGGCCGGGATCATGGCCGCGACCGTGGCGGCCAAGCGGGCCGAGCCGGGCGAGGACCTGACCAGCGCGCTGATCCTGGCCTCCGAGGACGGGGACCGGCTCACGGACGAGGAGATCGTCTCCACGCTCCAGCTCATGGTCGCGGCCGGTCACGAGACGACGATCTCACTGATCGTCAACGCCGTCGTCAACCTCTCCACCCACCCCGGACAGCGGGCCCTGGTACTGAGCGGGGAGGCGGACTGGTCGGCGGTCGTGGAGGAGACCCTGCGCCGCTCCACCCCGACCACGCACGTCCTGATCCGCTTCGCGACCGAGGACGTGCCGGTCGGCGACCGGGTGATCCCGGCCGGGGACGCGCTGATCGTGTCGTACGGGGCGATCGGCCGCGACGGGAGGGTGCACGGGCCGAGCGCCGGTGGGTTCGACATCACGCGCGGGACGCGCCACCGGCACATCTCCTTCGGGCACGGGCCGCACGTCTGCCCCGGTGCCGCGCTCTCCCGTCTGGAGGCGGGCGTCGCCCTGCCCGCCCTGTACGCCCGCTTCCCGCGCCTGGAGCTCGCGGTGCCGGCCGGGGAACTGCGCAACAGGCCGGTGGTCACCCAGAACGACCTGTTCGAACTGCCGGTGCGGCTGAACCCCTAG
- a CDS encoding cytochrome P450, producing the protein MSDAVPLGGSRFRTGPDRLYREMRRDHGAVVPVLLDGDLPAWLVLGYRELHQVTGDPVLFSRDSELWNQWENVPEGWPLLPMIGRRQPSILYTVGERHRQRAAMVSDALEAVDPVELRGHAERFADELIDAVCSEGEADLIAQYAMLLPVRVLARLYGFPDEDGPGLVTALNDMIDGRERALAGQAHLGLSMGQLLAARKKEPADDVASRMLADGSGFTDEEIAQDLMVMMAAGHQPTADWIGNSLRLMLTDDRFAASLFGGRNSVAEAMNEVLWEDTPTQNVAGRWAARDTRLGGRRIRAGDLLLLGLQGANSDPQVRTDASALTGGNNAHFSFGHGEHRCPFPAQEIAEVIARTGIEVVLDRLPDIDLAVPAGSLTRRPSPWLHGLTELPVRFTPSPAPGGAPR; encoded by the coding sequence ATGTCCGACGCCGTCCCGCTCGGCGGGTCCCGGTTCCGGACCGGACCCGACCGCCTGTACCGGGAGATGCGGCGCGACCACGGTGCCGTGGTGCCGGTACTGCTCGACGGGGACCTCCCGGCCTGGCTGGTCCTGGGTTACCGGGAACTGCACCAGGTGACCGGCGACCCGGTGCTGTTCAGCCGCGACTCCGAGCTGTGGAACCAGTGGGAGAACGTTCCGGAGGGCTGGCCGCTGCTGCCGATGATCGGCCGCCGGCAGCCGTCGATCCTCTACACCGTCGGCGAGCGGCACCGGCAGCGCGCGGCGATGGTCAGCGACGCGCTGGAGGCGGTGGACCCCGTCGAACTGCGGGGCCACGCCGAGCGGTTCGCGGACGAGCTGATCGACGCGGTGTGCTCCGAGGGCGAGGCCGACCTGATCGCGCAGTACGCGATGCTGCTGCCGGTACGGGTGCTGGCCCGCCTCTACGGCTTCCCGGACGAGGACGGCCCGGGTCTGGTCACCGCCCTGAACGACATGATCGACGGCCGGGAGCGCGCCCTTGCCGGACAGGCCCACCTGGGCCTGTCCATGGGGCAGTTGCTCGCCGCCCGGAAGAAGGAGCCGGCCGACGACGTGGCCTCGCGGATGCTCGCCGACGGCAGCGGGTTCACCGACGAGGAGATCGCGCAGGACCTGATGGTGATGATGGCGGCCGGGCACCAGCCGACCGCCGACTGGATCGGCAACTCGCTGCGGCTGATGCTCACCGACGACCGGTTCGCCGCCTCCCTGTTCGGCGGCCGCAACAGCGTCGCCGAGGCGATGAACGAGGTGCTGTGGGAGGACACGCCCACCCAGAACGTGGCGGGCCGCTGGGCCGCCCGCGACACCCGCCTCGGCGGCCGTCGCATCCGGGCCGGTGATCTGCTGCTGCTCGGCCTGCAGGGCGCCAACTCCGACCCCCAGGTGCGCACCGACGCCTCCGCGCTGACCGGCGGCAACAACGCGCACTTCTCCTTCGGCCACGGCGAGCACCGCTGTCCCTTCCCCGCACAGGAGATCGCCGAGGTGATCGCGCGCACCGGCATCGAGGTCGTCCTGGACCGGCTGCCGGACATCGACCTGGCGGTGCCCGCCGGATCCCTCACGCGTCGGCCCTCGCCCTGGCTGCACGGCCTGACCGAGCTGCCCGTGCGGTTCACCCCGTCCCCTGCTCCGGGAGGCGCGCCACGATGA